One window of Pelobates fuscus isolate aPelFus1 chromosome 9, aPelFus1.pri, whole genome shotgun sequence genomic DNA carries:
- the GPR101 gene encoding probable G-protein coupled receptor 101, translated as MQRLSERRATTNHSHYADHGPHSMPDTILRISLIISLLCLSLFGNIMLLVVFHRKPQLLQVANRFIFNLLVADLLQTVLVMPCVIVTSLPDIWPLEHGLCGAVVVLMHLFAFAGVNTITVVSVDKYLAIIHPLSYPTKMTPKRGSLLISCTWLFSVLQSTPPLYGWGKIEFDLHNHYCKVLWASSYSYTVLSALFSFILPVSIMLVCYGMVFRAARRQNALVHPVQANGCDRSDGTRSTALSTLDKTHHHRPLYHCKAAKVIFAILSSYIISMGPYSVLSIVASSANLVIPRWLTSLVLVLFFLQCCIHPYIYGYMHKSLKKEFILLLHGFFCKQVHPQNATVDSYIILTDGRIFQSHFSTGPTVKFLEEETTISVITGKSMNNLKIKDNKKESSSTNISPEKERSPQKMDHDIPHLISC; from the coding sequence ATGCAGAGGTTGAGTGAGCGCAGGGCCACGACCAACCACAGTCACTATGCAGACCATGGACCTCACTCTATGCCTGACACCATTCTCAGGATTTCCCTCATCATCTCCCTCCTCTGCCTCTCTCTTTTTGGGAACATCATGCTCCTGGTAGTTTTCCATCGTAAACCCCAGTTGCTTCAGGTGGCCAACAGGTTTATCTTCAACCTCCTGGTGGCTGATCTTCTGCAGACTGTTCTGGTGATGCCCTGCGTCATTGTTACCTCTCTACCTGATATCTGGCCTTTAGAACATGGTCTCTGTGGGGCAGTGGTGGTCCTGATGCATCTCTTTGCCTTTGCAGGAGTCAACACCATCACCGTGGTTTCCGTTGACAAATACTTGGCCATCATCCATCCCTTGTCTTATCCCACCAAGATGACCCCAAAACGGGGTAGCCTGCTCATCTCTTGCACTTGGCTCTTCAGTGTTCTTCAGAGCACCCCTCCATTGTATGGATGGGGTAAAATTGAATTTGAtctccataaccactactgcaaaGTATTGTGGGCTTCAAGTTACTCATACACAGTACTCAGTGCATTGTTTTCTTTTATCCTACCAGTGAGCATTATGTTGGTGTGCTATGGAATGGTTTTCAGGGCAGCCAGGAGGCAAAATGCATTAGTGCACCCAGTCCAAGCAAATGGATGTGACAGGTCTGATGGGACAAGATCCACTGCACTAAGCACACTTGACAAAACACATCATCACCGACCTTTGTACCATTGCAAAGCAGCCAAGGttatttttgctattttgtcATCCTATATCATAAGTATGGGCCCTTACAGCGTTCTGAGTATAGTCGCATCCAGCGCCAATTTAGTAATTCCAAGATGGCTGACATCGCTTGTTCTGGTGCTCTTTTTCTTGCAATGTTGTATACATCCTTACATATATGGGTACATGCACAAAAGCTTGAAAAAGGAATTCATCCTGCTCTTGCATGGCTTCTTTTGTAAGCAGGTGCACCCCCAAAATGCCACCGTAGACAGCTATATCATCCTGACAGATGGCAGAATATTTCAATCTCATTTCTCCACTGGGCCCACAGTAAAATTCTTAGAAGAAGAGACCACAATTTCTGTAATCACTGGAAAAAGTATGAACAATCTtaaaataaaagacaataaaaaggAAAGTAGTTCAACCAATATATCACCAGAAAAAGAGAGAAGTCCTCAAAAAATGGATCATGATATACCGCATCTCATTAGCTGTTAA